The Sphingomonas carotinifaciens genomic sequence GACCGATACCGGCGCGCAGATTTCGGTCCCCGTCGGTCCCGCCACGCTCGGCCGCATCATGAACGTCGTCGGTGAGCCGATCGACGAGCGTGGGCCGGTCGGCACCGACCTGCGCGCGCCGATTCATGCCAAGGCGCCGGAGTTCATCGACCAGTCGACCGAAAGCGCGATCCTGGTCACCGGCATCAAGGTCATCGACCTGCTGGCGCCCTACGCCAAGGGCGGCAAGATCGGCCTGTTCGGCGGCGCCGGCGTCGGCAAGACCGTGCTGATCCAGGAGCTGATCAACAACATCGCCAAGGGTCACGGCGGCACCTCGGTGTTCGCAGGCGTCGGCGAGCGGACGCGTGAAGGCAACGACCTGTATCACGAGTTCCTGGACGCGGGCGTCATCGCCAAGGACGCCGACGGCAATCCGATCTCGGAGGGCTCGAAGGTCGCACTGGTGTTCGGCCAGATGAACGAGCCGCCGGGCGCGCGTGCCCGCGTGGCCCTGTCGGGCCTGACCATCGCGGAATATTTCCGCGACCAGGAAGGCCAGGACGTGCTGTTCTTCGTCGACAACATCTTCCGCTTCACCCAGGCGGGTGCAGAGGTGTCGGCTCTGCTCGGCCGCATCCCCTCGGCGGTGGGGTATCAGCCGACGCTGTCGACCGACATGGGCGCGCTGCAGGAGCGCATCACCTCGACCAACAAGGGCTCGATCACGTCCGTTCAGGCCGTGTACGTTCCCGCGGACGACTTGACCGATCCGGCGCCGGCGACCTCGTTCGCGCACTTGGACGCGACCACCGTGCTGAACCGCGCGATCTCGGAGCTGGGCATCTACCCGGCGGTCGATCCGCTCGATTCGACCAGCCGCGTGCTGGAGCCGCGCACGGTGGGCCAGGAGCATTACGACACCGCGCGCGCGGTGCAGTCGCTGCTCCAGCGGTACAAGTCGCTGCAGGACATCATCGCGATCCTGGGCATGGACGAGCTGTCCGAAGAGGACAAGCTGACCGTGACCCGCGCGCGCAAGATCCAGCGCTTCCTCAGCCAGCCCTTCCACGTCGCCGAGGTCTTCACCGGTATCTCGGGCAAGTTCGTGCAGATCGAGGATACGATCCGCTCGTTCAAGGCGGTGGTCGACGGCGAGTATGACCATCTGCCCGAGGCAGCCTTCTACATGGTCGGCGGCATCGACGAGGTCGTCGCCAAGGCCGAGAAGATGGCCAAGGAAGCCTGACAGGCGCCTGTCCCCTCCTGCCGCGCGCGGGAGGGGCCTGGCATGGTCCTGCGCGACGCGGGGCCTGTGCCGAACTTTTCTCCCCCAGCCCCTCCCGCGAGCGGGAGGGGGGAGCTTACCAGAATGCTGCATTTCGAACTCGTCACCCCCGAAAAGCTCCTCCGCTCGGAGGAGGTGCACATGGTCGTCGTGCCCGGCACCGAGGGCGACTTCGGCGTGCTGGAGGGGCATGCGCCCTTCATGTCGACGATCCGCGACGGCGCGCTGCGTATCCATCGCACCGAAAAGGGCGAGCCCGAGACGCTGACCATCCGCGGCGGCTTTGCCGAGGTCACGCCCAAGGGCCTGACCATCCTGGCCGAGCACGCGGCCTGATCCGCGCCGCCCGGCGCGGCGGCTACAGGAAGCTATAGGGGTCGACGTCCACCGCGACCCTGACCTTGGGCGACCATTCCAGCGCGCCCAGCCATTCCCGGATCACCGCCTGCACGTCGAGCGCCCGGCGCGCATGGACCAGCAGGCGGTAGCGATGACGCCCGCGCAGCATGGCGAGCGGCGCCGGGGCGGGGCCATAGACGTGCATGCCCTCCACCTCCGGCGCGCGGCGCCCGATCAGGCTGGCGATCTCCTGCGCCGCGGCCTGCTCCTCCGACGACACCACGATCGCGGCATAACGGCCGAAGGGGGGTGCGCCGGCATCGCGCCGTGCCTCGGTTTCCGCGGCGTAGAAGGACTCGGCATCGCCGGTGACCAGCGCCTGCATGACGCCGGCCTTCGGGCTGTGCGTCTGGATGAACACCTGGCCCGGCTTCTCGCCGCGCCCGGCCCGACCCGAGACCTGACAGATCTGCTGAAAGGTCCGCTCCGCCGCGCGCAGGTCGCCGCCTTCCAGCCCCAGATCGGCATCGATCACGCCGACCAGCGTCAGGTTGGGGAAGTGGTAGCCCTTGGTGACGAGTTGCGTGCCGACCACGATGTCGATGTCGCCTGCCTCCATCCGGCCGACAAACTCGGCTGCCTTGGCCGGGGACCAGATGGTGTCGGAGGTGACGACGGCCGTTTTCGCCTCCGGAAACAGCGCGGCGACCTCGTCGGCGATGCGCTCGACGCCGGGACCGCAGGCGACGAGGGTGTCCTCGCCCTGGCATTCGGGACAGGCGCGCGGGGTGGGCATGACGTGGCCGCAGTGATGACAGGCGAGGCGGCGGACGAGGCGGTGTTCCACCATCCACGCGGTGCAGTTGGGGCACTGGAAGCGGTGGCCGCAAGTACGGCACAGCGTCAGCGGCGCATAGCCGCGGCGGTTCAGGAACAGCAGCGACTGTTCGCGCTTCTCCAGCGTCTCGGTCATCGCCTGGACGAGGCGGGGCGAAATCCAGCGGCCACGCTCTGGCGGCTCGTGGATCAGGTCGATCGCGGCAATGGCGGGCATCTCGGCGGCACCGAAGCGACCGGGCAGCTTCACCTCGGCATAGCGACCCTGTGCGACCTGCTGGCGGGTCTCGATCGCAGGGGTGGCGGAGGCGAGGATGACCGGGCACGGCTCGAACTTGCCCCGCATCACCGCCACGTCGCGGGCATGGTAATGCACGCCGTCTTCCTGCTTGAAGCTGGTTTCGTGCGCCTCGTCGACCACGATCAGCCCCAGGTTGCGATAGGGCAGGAACAGCGCGGAGCGGGCCCCCACCGTGACCAGGGCCTGACCGCTGGCGATCGCCCGCCACGCGCGTCGCCGCTGGGTCGAGCGCAGGCCCGAATGCCAGGCCACCGGCTCGCAGCCGAAACGGTCGTGAAAGCGCTTGAGGAAGGGTTCGGTGAGCGCGATCTCGGGCAGCAGGACCAGCACCTGCCGTCCCTCGCGCACCGCCTCGGCCACTGCCTCGAAATAGACTTCGGTCTTGCCCGATCCGGTGACGCCGTCGAGCAGCACCGGCGCGAAAGCCTGCGCGGCGACATCGGCGACGAGGCGGTCGGCGGCGGCGCGCTGGTCGCCCGACAATGCGGGAACGTGATGCAGCGGATCAGGCAGGGGAAAGGGGCTGTCGATATCGACCTCCACTCCCTCGATCGCACCGACCTTGACGAGTCCGCGGATCACCGCATCCGACACGTCGGCGATCGTCGCCAGTTCGCGGATCAGGCCCTGGCGGTCGCCGATCCGCTCCAGCGCCTGCGCCCGCTGCGGCGTCAGGCGATCGGGAACATGGCCGGTCGCGCGGTATTCAGTGGCGGTGCGCGCGCCCTCCAGCGCGGCGTTGGAGGACAGCGCCATGCGCACCACCGCGGCGGGCGGCGCCAGATAATAATCGGCGGTCCATTCGATCAGCCGGCGCAGCGCGTCGCCCAGCGGCGGCACGTCGGCGACCCCGAGCAATGGCCGCAGGCGGTTATCGCCCACCTCCGCATCCGATGGCATCCGCTCCGGCTCCCACACCACGCCGAGCAACTGGCGGGGACCCAGGGGTGCGACGACGATCGACCCCGGCTCGACCGTCATGCCATGCGGCACGCGGTAGTCGAGGGGACCGAGCGCGGAGTTCAGGACGAGGACGCGGGCACGCGGAGACATGGCCGCGCTATATGGGCACTGGATGACTCGTCGTGAACCCCGAAGCGTGACGGGTCAGGCGGCGCGTCGGCGATCACCCTTGCGACGCTCTCCGACGCGCGCACGCTTGGCGGCGTACAGGATCGCATCGGTGCGGTGGACGAAATAGCGCACCGTCTGCGTCTCGGGTGTCCACAGGCGCATGCCGACCGTGCCCGCGCACGTCATCGTCAGGCCCTCGGCGGTCACCGACACCGACAGCGTTTCCTCCAGTTGCTGGCGGAACTGGTCGATGCGGGCGAGCAGGCCCGCATCCTCGACGATGACCGCGAATTCGTCACCGCCCAGTCGCGCGACATAGCAGTTCTGCAGCCACGGCGCGCGCAGCCGCCGGCCGACTTCGCGCAGGATGTCGTCGCCGGCCATGTGGCCCAGCGTGTCGTTGATCAGCTTGAAGCCGTCCAGATCGATCAGCGCGAGCGCCATCAGCGCGCCCGATTGGCGCGCCCGGTCGATCGCCCCCTCCAGCGCACGGTCGAAGGCGGCACGGTTGCAGATGCCGGTCAACGCGTCGGTGCTGGCGGTGCGGCGCAGCGTCATTTCCAGCGCGTGGCGATCGGTGATGTCCTGGAACACGCCGACGATCGCGGTCACCTGCCCGTCGCTTTCCTCGCGCTCGCCCATCACCCGCACGCGCCGCAGGCGGCCGGTGGCGGTGGTGAAGTCAAGCTCCAGGTCGAACGGGATGCCGGTCTCGACGGCATGGGCCACGGCATCGTTCAACTGCTGGCGCTCGCTCGCCGGATAATAGTTCATCGCGGTATCGATATCGGGCTCCTCGCCCAGCGGCAGTTCGTGGATGCGGAACACGCCGTCGGACCAGGATGCGATCCGCTCGGGTATCGACAGGCGCCACGATCCGATCATCGAGATGCGCTCGGCCTGCTGGAAGGTGCGGTCCTTGGCGCGCAGGTCGCTGGCCTGGCGTTCGCTGAGTTCGGCGATGTCGGTCGCCCGCCGGGCAATGGCGCGCGCCGCGATCAGCGCCTCGGCCAGCGTCGTCAGATGGCGCAGCGTCCGCATGCCCGATTCGTTGAGCGAGCGGGGCGTGGCGTCCATCACGCACAGCGATCCGATCGGCTGGGCCACGCCCTGCCGGTCGGGCGCATGGATCGGCATGCCGGCATAGAAGCGCAGGCCGTTTTCAACGACCAGCGGATTGCCGGCGAAATCGGCATCCTTGCTCAGATCGTCGACGATGAACTGGTCGGGCTTGCGGATGGTATGGTTGCAGATGGCGACGCTGCGCGGCACCTCGACCGGCAGGTCGCCGATGCCCGCCTTCACCCACAGGCGGTCGCGGTCGATCAGGGTGAGCGCGGCCAGCGGGCAGTCCAGCATGTCCGCCGCCAGGCTGACCAGCGCGTCGAACTCCCGCTCCGGCTCGCTGTCGAGCAGCGCATGCGCCTGAAGGGCCGCCATGCGCCGCTCTTCATCGAACACAGGATCGAGGGACAGGGTTGAGGAGGCCATGGGACCGTCTAAGATCGCCAAGGTTAACAATTCTCGTCAGATACGACAGGTCGTTGGAATACATGGACAATATGGGGCGAGACGCGGTCCTGCCATTGGCATTCGCCGATCATCTGGCGAATGCGCGCCGCCGCTCGCCGCATACCGTGCGCGCCTATCAGGCGACGGCGGAGCGGTTGCTGGCGTTTCTGGGCGGCCATTGGGGTGGCCGGGTGGCACGGGGCGACCTGTCGCGGATCACGGCTGCGGACCTACGCGCGTTTCTGGCGCATCGGCGGGGCGAGGAGCTGTCGAACGCATCGGCCGCGCGCGAATTGTCGGCGGTGCGCGCCTTTCTGGATTGGGCGGGGGTCGAGCCGCCGCGCCTGCGCGGGCCGCGGGTAAAGGCCGGGGTGCCGCGTCCGGTGGCGCCTGCCGACGTGCTGGCGCTGGCGGAGGAGGTGTCGGAGGATGCGCGCGAACCGTGGATCGCGGCGCGCGACTGGGCGGTGCTGATGCTGCTGTACGGGGCGGGTCTGCGCATCGGCGAGGCGCTGGCCCTGCCGGCGGGCATATTGCCGCTGGGCGAGACGATCCGGGTGCTGGGCAAGCGCGGCAAGACGCGCATCGTGCCGCTGCTGCCGCAGGTCGCCCGCGCGGTCGAGGCTTATGCCGCCGAGCAGCCGTGGCGGCTGGAGCGCGAGGCGCCGCTGTTCCGCGGCGCGCGGGGCGGGGTGCTGTCGCCGGCGGTCGTGCGGCGCTCGGTTCGCGCGGCGCGGGCACGGCTCGACCTGGGCGACCGGGTGACGCCGCACGCGCTGCGCCACAGTTTCGCTACGCATCTGCTGGGGCGCGGCGCCGATCTGCGGCAGTTGCAGGAGCTGCTGGGTCATGCCAGCCTGAGTTCGACGCAGGTCTATACCGCGGTCGATGCCGCACACCTGCTGGATGTGTACCGCAACGCGCATCCGAGGGCCTAGAGCGGTTTCCGACCGATCTGCGTCATCGTGATTGCATCAGGAAGGCTGCTGGCTAGGAGCGGCGCGAAGCAGGGGCTGGTCTGCCCCTGCGAGCGTCGCGACGACGTCCGGCGGCCTTCCTGATACAACCCCTTCGGGGCGGGCCGATTTTGGCCCAGGGCCACGTCGCTCGTCGGTCACGATGCCCCGGCATCGCTCCGCTCCTCGCTTCTTGCCCTGAACCAAAATCAGCTCCGTCACGATGGCGCAGATTGGTCGGAAACCGCTCTAGCGCCCGGCGCGCGGCTTCCAGGTCACGACGCGCCAGACATAGCCGATGACGATCATCACGGTCAGCGCGACGGCGGCCGGGCCGACATACCGGTCCAGCACCTCGAAGCGCGATCCCAGCAACAGCCCGGCATAGGCGAGGATCGCGTTCCAGATCGTGCTGCCCGCAAAGGTCCACACCAGGAAGCGCCATAGCGGCATCCGCGTCATGCCCGCGGGCAGCGAGATGATCGTGCGAAAGGCGGGCATGAAGCGGAAGACGAACACCACCCACTGCCCATGCTTGACGAAGAAGCGGTGCAGCCGCTCGACATCTTCCCATTCCATCGTCAGCCAGCGGCCGTGCCGGTCGACAAAGGGGCGGAAGCGTTCATAGCCGATATGGCGGCCGATATAATACCAGAAGTAGTTGCCGACCGTGGTGCCCAGCGTTCCCCACAGGATCAGCGGGATCATCGTCATGTCCCCGCGCGCCACCGCCATGCCGCCCAGCCCCATGATGACCTCGGACGGCACCGGCGGCACGATATTTTCCAGCGCCATCAGCAGGAAGATGCCGAAATAGCCGCCCCAGGCGATCAGGTTCAGGATGAAATCGGTCATGTGCTGGTAGGATTACCCGTTGGGAGGGGCGGGGGTTCCCGTTGAAAGCGCTTCCTCTCCCCCTTGGGGAGAGGGAAGGGGCCCGCTGCCGTAAGGCAGTGGGAAGGGTGAGGGGATGCCAAGCAGCACAGCACTGTTGGTCTGCCCCTCACCCTCCCACCGCTTCGCGGCGGGCCCCTCCCTCTCCCCGTAGGGGAGAGGGGGTTCAGGCCAGCTTGCGCTCGATCGCGTCCCAGATCAGGCCCGCGACATCGGTGCCGTCGAACCGTTCGATCGCGACGATGCCGGTGGGGGAGGTGACGTTGATTTCGGTCAACCATTCGCCGCCGATCACGTCGATGCCGACGAACAACAGGCCGCGGGCGCGCAGTTCGGGGCCGAGCGCTTCGCAGATTTCGCGTTCGCGCGCCGTGAGTTCGGTCTTTTCCGCCGATCCGCCGACCGCCAGGTTGGAACGGATCTCGCCCTCGCCGGGCAGGCGGTTGATCGCACCCGCCACCTCGCCATCGACCAGCACGATGCGCTTGTCGCCCTTGGCGACGGCCGGCAGGAATGCCTGGATCATGTGCGGCTCGCGCCATGTCTGGTTGAACACTTCGATCAGCGCCGACAGGTTGGCGCCGTCGCTGCCGACCTTGAAGATCGCCTTGCCGCCATTGCCGTGCAGCGGCTTCACCACGATCTCGCCATGCTCGGCCAGGAAGGCGCGTGCTTCCTCCAGCGAGCGGGTGACCAGCGTCGGCGGCATGAAGCGCGCATAATCGAGCACGAAGACCTTTTCGGGTGCGTTGCGGACCTGGACGGGGTCGTTCACCACCAGCGTCTTGTGCACGATCCGCTCCAGCAGGTGCGTGGCGGTGATATAGCCGAGGTCGAAGGGCGGGTCCTGCCGCATCAGCACCACGTCCGCCTCGTCGCCGAGGTCGAGCCTGACCGGTGCGTCGAAGTGGAAATGGTCGCCGGCCACCCGCTGCACGGTGACCGGATGCGCCTTTGTCCACAGCCGGCCGTCGGACCAGTTCAGGTCCCCGGCGGCGTAATGGAACAGCCGGTGGCCGCGCGCCTGCGCCGACAGCATCAGCGCGAAGGTGGAATCGCCCTCGATGTTGATCTGGTCGAGCGGGTCCATCTGGACGGCGACGTTGAGCGGCATGGTGATCCTTTCGGAAAGATGGTCGTCGCGGCATGTAGGGGGCGGCATCGGCCCTGTCATCCGGAGGGGCTCAGGGTTGCCAGGCATTCTCGATATGCTGCGGCCGGGTGCCGGGGGCGAGCAGGATGACGTCGATGCGGATATCGTCACCCGGCCCGGCATAGGTCGGTGCCAGCATTTCGGCCGCCGCGGCGACGCGGGACAGGCGGCGCTCGTCGATCGCAAAAGCGAGATCGTTGGCGGATTTGCGGGTCTTCACCTCGACGAATGCGACGACGGCCGCTTTTCGGGCGACGATGTCCACTTCCCCGGCCGGCGTGCGCACGCGGCGGGCGAGGATGCGCCAGCCCTTCAGCCGCAGCCACCAGCCGGCCAGACGTTCGCCGCGACGCCCGGCAGACTCGGCCGCGCGGCGGGCGGGAGAGGGCGTTCGCATCGGTTCAGCGGCGGCGCAGGAAGCTGATCGTGCCGCCGGCCACCAGCAGGGCCGCACCTGCCCCGGCCCGTCCGCGACGGCGCAGCAGCGCCAGGCCGCCAGTGACGAGCAGGGTCGGCACCAGCCCGCTTCTGGCGGGAACGACGCGGGTCAGCGCATAGCCCCGTGCCGCCTCGCGCATCGGCCCGGCGGGCTCGGCCTGTTTCGGGCCGGGATGCACCGCGGCGCTGCCGCTCGCCACCGTGTCGGCGGCATAGGCGTTGCGGTCGCCCATCGGGCGGGCTGCGCCGGTGGTGGTGTCCTCCGCCGTCTGCCGTTCCAGCTCGCAGTTCAGCTCGGCACCGAGCAGCAGGATATAGGCCGACAGATACAGCCAGGTGAGCAACACCACCGCCGCGCCCAGCGACCCGTAGGTCGCGTTGTAGCTCCCGAAATTGGCGACGTAGAAGCCGAAGCCGAGCGTCACCAGCAGCCAGATGAGCGCGGCGAGCAGCGATCCGGGCGTCAACCAGATCCAGCGCGCATGATCGCGGTCGGGCCCGAAGCGATACAGCGTCGCCGCCGCCGCGGCCGCGACGCCGGTCATGATCGCGTAGGACAGGATCTTGCCCAGAACCACCAGCACGGTCGGCAGATCGGGAAACAGGCTCTGCAACGCGCCCAGCGCGGTGATCGAGACGATGGCGAGCACCGCCAGCACCACGGCCCCGGCGGTGATCCCCAGCGCCAGCAGGTTGAGCGCGACGAAGCCGCGGCTTTCCTCCTCGTCATAGGCGATGTTGAGCGCGGTGATGACCGCGGTCGCGCCCTTCATCGCGCCGTATAGCGCGATGGCGAGCGCGATAAGGAGGCCGAACCCCTTCTTGCCGTCCGAACTGGTGACCAGATTGGCCAGTTGTTCGCCGATCAGCTGCGCGGCATCGGTCGGCATCACCTCCATCAGCGTGCGGACATTGTCGACCACCGTCTGCGGCGTCGCGAACAGGCCGTAGCTCAGCACCACCGCACCCAGCATCGGCACCAGGGCGAGGATCGCGCAAAAGGCGACGCCGGAGGCGATCAGGCTGATATTGTCGGTGCCCGCCTCGCGCCAGCTCCGCAGCAGCACGTCCTTCCACCCGCGCGGCGGCACCGCCCATGGGCTGGTCGCCCCGCGCCCGCGCGCATTCCGATCCGCTGTCGATCCTGGCATCGTCGTCCCCTTTGTCGGACATGCGAACCGGCGAGGGGGGCGGGTGTTCCTTATTCGGGCGCCTTCATCGCCATCGCGCGGGCATACAGGGCCTTGCGGTCCAGCCCAAAGCGCTTGGCCACCTCGCCCGCGGCCTTGGAGGCGGGCAGGCGGGTCAACGCCTCGGCCAGTGCGGTATCGGCATCCTCTGCGCTGGGCGGCGGCGCCTCGCCGGGGGGGGCGACAACGACGACGATCTCGCCCTTTGGACCGCCCTCCGCATAGCGCGCTGCCAGGGTGGACAGCGTGCCCGTCACCGCTTCCTCGAACCGCTTGGTGATCTCGCGCGTCACCGCCGCCTCGCGGTCCCCCAGCCCCACCGCGAGCGCCGCCAACGTCGCTGCCAGCCGCGGCCCGGACTCGTAAAATACCAGCGTCGCCCGGATGCCCGCGATTTCGGCGATGGCGTCGGCGCGCGCCTTTTCCTTGGGGGGCAGGAAGCCGCAGAACAGGAAGCGGTCGGTGGGCAGGCCCGCCAGGGTCAGCGCGGCGATGGCGGCGCAGGGGCCGGGGATCGTCACCACCGCATGGCCGGCGGCACGGGCATCGCGGACCAGCTTGTAGCCGGGGTCCGAGATCAGCGGCGTGCCCGCGTCCGACACCAGCGCCACCGCCTCCACGCCCATGCGCGCCACCAGTGCGGGGCGGACATGCTCGGCATTGTGATCGTGATAGGGCTGCATCGGCCGCTTCACGCCGATATGGCGGAGCAGGCCGGCGGTGACCCGGCTGTCCTCCACCGCGATGACGTCGGCGGCGGCCAGAATATTGGCGGCGCGCGGAGAAAGGTCACCGAGATTGCCGATCGGGGTGGCCACGATATACAGGCCGGGATCGAGTTTGGTCGTAGTGTTGGTCACAGGGGACGTCATGGCAGAGGCAGCAGCGCCAATACAACCGAAGCTTGCCATGAGGGCCGGGGGGGCGAAGCGGTGGATCGCGCTGGCGGCGGCCTGCCTGCTGGGGGCGTGTCAGACGCTGGTGCCGCGGGGGCCGGTGGAAGCGCCGCCACCGCGCGAGGCGACCCGGCCGGTCCAGGAAGCGCCGACGGTGGAGGCGGGCATCCCGCGCGACGTGGCACGCAACCGCGTCGCCCTGCTCGTGCCGCTGTCGGGCAGCAATGCCGGTGTCGGCCGTTCAATCGCGAACGCGACGATGCTGGCGCTGCTCGACACGCAGAACGACAAGGTGCGGATCACCAACTACGACACCGCCACCGGCGCCGCGGCGGCGGCACAGCGCGCGATCGCGGAGGGCGCGCAACTGATCCTGGGGCCGCTCCTGTCCGAAGACGTACGCGCGGTGGCGCCGATCGCACGCGCCGCGCGCGTGCCGGTGGTCAGCTTCTCGAACGACGCCGGTGTCGGAGGTAACGGCACCTATCTGATGGGCTATGCCCCCGGCCAGTCGATCGAACGCGTCGTCGCCTTTGCCCGGGAGCGCGGCGTGACCAGCTTTGCCGGGCTGGTGCCCAACGGCCTGTACGGGGAACGCGCATCGACCGCCTTCCTGCGCGCGGTCGAGGGTGCCGGCGGGCAGGTGGTGTCGTTGCAGCCCTATGGTCGCGTGGCCGGTGGCATTGCCGGTGCGGCGCAGCGGCTGACCGCCAAGGCGCCCTATGACGCGGTGCTGATCGCCGATGGCGGTGCCGCGGCGGCGGCGGCGGCGCCGGTCGTGAAGCGCGGGCCGGGGGCGAACACCCGCCTGCTCGGCACCGAATTGTGGAATTCGGAAAGCACGATCGCATCGCGCGCCCCGCTGAACGGTGCGTGGTTCGCCAGCGTGTCGAACAATCTGTACCGCCAATATGCCACCAAATACCGCGCCCGCTTCGGCGCGGCGCCGTACCGACTGTCCAGCCTCGGCTACGACTCGGTGCTGCTGACGGTGCGGATCGCGCGTGACTGGAAGGTCGGATCGCCCTTCCCGGAGGCGCGGCTGCGCGACCAGGACGGCTTTTCCGGCATCGACGGGGCATTCCGCTTCGGCCGCGACGGCGTGGCCGAACGCGCGCTGGAGGTGCAGGAGATTCGCGGCGGCACCACGGTAACGGTCTCGCCCGCGCCGACCGGCTTCGGGCGGTAGGTCAGGCCAGCACGACGTCTCGCAGGATCGCGTCGAGCAGCAGCGCGCCGGCCTCCGTCACGATCAGGCGGGGGCCGTCCCGGACGATCAGGCCGTGGGCGGACAGGCGGCGGACGGCGGCATCGTCGATCATCGCTGAGCCTTCCGCCAGCGCCTCGACGCGGGCAAGGTCGACGCCTTCGCGCAGGCGCAGGCCCATCACCAGCGCCTCGGTCGCGCGGGTGACGGGGGCGAGGTGATCCTCCACCTCGATGCCATGGCCGTTGCGATCGACCGCGGACAGCCAGTTCTCCGGCTTGCGACGGCGGCTGGTCGCATGGCCCGTGCGCCGTCCATGCGCGCCGGGGCCGATGCCGGCATAGTCGCCGTAGCGCCAGTAAGTGAGGTTGTGGCGGCTCTCCGCGCCGATGCGGGCGTGGTTGGACGTTTCATAGGCGGGGAGGCCGGCAGCGGCGGTCAGAGCGCGTGTCGCCTCGAACAGGTCGGCGGCGGCGTCGCCGTCGGGAATGGTGAGGCGGCCGGCGGCGGCCTCCGTGGCGAAGCGGGTGCCGGGTTCGATGGTGAGCTGGTAGAGGGACAGGTGTTCGGTCCCGAACGACAGCGCGCGGGCCAGCTCGGCCTGCCACGCGGCCAGCGATTGATCCGGGCGGGCATAAATCAGGTCGAAGCTGACGCGCGGGAAGGTCGCCTGTGCGGTGGCGAGCGCGCGCAACCCTTCATC encodes the following:
- the rsmI gene encoding 16S rRNA (cytidine(1402)-2'-O)-methyltransferase; the encoded protein is MTSPVTNTTTKLDPGLYIVATPIGNLGDLSPRAANILAAADVIAVEDSRVTAGLLRHIGVKRPMQPYHDHNAEHVRPALVARMGVEAVALVSDAGTPLISDPGYKLVRDARAAGHAVVTIPGPCAAIAALTLAGLPTDRFLFCGFLPPKEKARADAIAEIAGIRATLVFYESGPRLAATLAALAVGLGDREAAVTREITKRFEEAVTGTLSTLAARYAEGGPKGEIVVVVAPPGEAPPPSAEDADTALAEALTRLPASKAAGEVAKRFGLDRKALYARAMAMKAPE
- a CDS encoding penicillin-binding protein activator, translating into MRAGGAKRWIALAAACLLGACQTLVPRGPVEAPPPREATRPVQEAPTVEAGIPRDVARNRVALLVPLSGSNAGVGRSIANATMLALLDTQNDKVRITNYDTATGAAAAAQRAIAEGAQLILGPLLSEDVRAVAPIARAARVPVVSFSNDAGVGGNGTYLMGYAPGQSIERVVAFARERGVTSFAGLVPNGLYGERASTAFLRAVEGAGGQVVSLQPYGRVAGGIAGAAQRLTAKAPYDAVLIADGGAAAAAAAPVVKRGPGANTRLLGTELWNSESTIASRAPLNGAWFASVSNNLYRQYATKYRARFGAAPYRLSSLGYDSVLLTVRIARDWKVGSPFPEARLRDQDGFSGIDGAFRFGRDGVAERALEVQEIRGGTTVTVSPAPTGFGR
- the hemW gene encoding radical SAM family heme chaperone HemW: MPAATSPDLALYVHWPFCVSKCPYCDFNSHVREAVDQARWRDALLADLAHEVAALPGRRLGSIFFGGGTPSLMPPATVAAILDAAERAWGFAPDIEITLEANPSSVEAARFADLAAAGVNRVSLGLQALDDAALRFLDRAHGVDEGLRALATAQATFPRVSFDLIYARPDQSLAAWQAELARALSFGTEHLSLYQLTIEPGTRFATEAAAGRLTIPDGDAAADLFEATRALTAAAGLPAYETSNHARIGAESRHNLTYWRYGDYAGIGPGAHGRRTGHATSRRRKPENWLSAVDRNGHGIEVEDHLAPVTRATEALVMGLRLREGVDLARVEALAEGSAMIDDAAVRRLSAHGLIVRDGPRLIVTEAGALLLDAILRDVVLA
- a CDS encoding YihY/virulence factor BrkB family protein — protein: MPGSTADRNARGRGATSPWAVPPRGWKDVLLRSWREAGTDNISLIASGVAFCAILALVPMLGAVVLSYGLFATPQTVVDNVRTLMEVMPTDAAQLIGEQLANLVTSSDGKKGFGLLIALAIALYGAMKGATAVITALNIAYDEEESRGFVALNLLALGITAGAVVLAVLAIVSITALGALQSLFPDLPTVLVVLGKILSYAIMTGVAAAAAATLYRFGPDRDHARWIWLTPGSLLAALIWLLVTLGFGFYVANFGSYNATYGSLGAAVVLLTWLYLSAYILLLGAELNCELERQTAEDTTTGAARPMGDRNAYAADTVASGSAAVHPGPKQAEPAGPMREAARGYALTRVVPARSGLVPTLLVTGGLALLRRRGRAGAGAALLVAGGTISFLRRR